Below is a genomic region from Salvelinus fontinalis isolate EN_2023a chromosome 2, ASM2944872v1, whole genome shotgun sequence.
TCCCTGATGAAAATGAATTTGATTATTATTTCTATATCATACACACCACTTGGCTGAAACGGCCTATCTGACTGACATTATTGATCAACAAATAAAGATAATTTCTAAATATTGCAGATTTTGAAAACGTTTAATCGCTCTTGGCACAATTCATTAAAACAAAATGAATGTAAGCCTCACATAAGGCATCAGAGCACTTCAAAGTCATGTTTCCATAATCCAAAACATTTCCCCAACAACTGATAATCCTCCTTTGTCATCGTACTTTCTTGTAGGATCGTTCCTGTCAGCTCTGGTTCCCATGTTCGCGTTTGACGTCCATGTGAATGGCTGCCCATCGGGCTACCAAATGTCCCAACGACAAACCAGCAGAGGTCCATTGGTTTTGCCATTGCACAATGTTACTGATCCTTTTCACTCTCCATTGACATGGTGGGGAGGTGAGCACTGGACACTTTGCCATTGGATTGTGGGGCAGGTCCAGGCAGACTGTCCTCTTGATTTCATCTCAGGTGGCCACAAATGCACCTCTGAACGACCAGGCGGGACTGCTGCACAGCTACCAAAACCGCGGACTGAGATAGAATGTGATCTTCACTGAGTGGGTTGAACTCCCTCACTTGACTTTGATTATATTCTTGTAATGTTTTGTCAATATTTCCAATAATTTGGATCTCCAGTCCAGGGTGTCACTAGCAAGGACGTCTCCAACTTTACGCAGCTGATGCGCACAGTCCAGAATGGCAGTTAGATCTGTAGAGAAGAGAAAGTCATAGTTTAGTCAAGCAATTAAACATAAGACAATGTCTCATTTGTGGTAAAATCTTAAATTCAATGGCAATTTTAAACAAAACTATCAAATTAGCTGTTGCGTAATTACCTTGTCCAGTCATATTGATTTGAGCTTGCTTTCTGTTTCTTTGTTGTGTTCTTCAAGAGTTCTGTTTGTACTTGTGGTACAGAGTAGACAGTATGCaaatgtgttcagctgtgtatgGCTTGTCAGTCAGTGAGTCTTCTGCTAATGTTAGAAGTTCACTCCATTATATAGCCTTAATGATGGTGATGTAAGTTGTGGATACCCCCTGTGCTAGTCCCACCTCCCATCACCTgctgtttttacagtcattttcaaaCCTATGTTAGATACGTCCTTACAGATTGAACTGAAATCAGataggcagctgtttatcattgtagGCTAATTCCCTTGGAAGGAACACAGTGATATGTCCTTATTTGCATGTAATCAGATTGTGCTATTGTTATTCCATTTGTACAGTGAACTTCAGTCAACGGTTACCATAGCAAAATATTGTTGTTTGTGAATAGAGCAGACCACTGACTCACCACATCCTAAAGCTATTGCTTAggctacatacatacagtatattctaTTTTTAGAAATACATATTATATAATTGGTCATTTGTGGGGTGGGCCTAGAAAAAAAGCATGCATCCAAAAATGCATTTTTGAGATTCCCTTGGCCCTCACTGACAATGGGTGCCCAAAGACCCAAGTTAAGGTTCATAAGGACCAGAGATACTAACACTATACTATTTTGTGGAATAAAAATATCCTCATAAATATCTGAAGTATTGATGCATAAAATACTAGACAGTTATATCCTTATAATAATAGAACATATCAATTAGGGATATTCTCTTGGCCTCCATTTGAAAGTTCATTGGCCCAGTGCACTTTGCACAGCAGCAAGCAACAGTCCATAAAGTGTGTGATAGGTGACACTATGTGTACAGTTATGTTAAGTGTACACCACACCTGCAATCAATACTATGCTGGCTTAGGACACAACATGTTATTTGATTGATCTTTTTTTGGATTGGGAGAGAGCTTGCACACTTACATAAACCAGTCATAAAAATGTATTGGTTTGCTCAAAGTATAATCAGAGTTCATAATTAGAATTAGAACACAGGACAGGAACATCTGTCAACAGTTCACCTGTGATTGAAACATACGTCAATTGATGAAGTGACAAACGACAATTTATAAAGCTAGATTGATTGTGCAACATTGGCTAGTGTTTCTGAGAAATGCAGGTGCATTTGAGGAATAATTGTTGTCCCTATAATGAACATTACAGAGCATCAGTTGACCTTACTATATTGAGTTTGACCTTTCTGGAGGTTAATTTTAAGGTACTTTGTGCTAACTTTCATGGGTTAACAAACAATGTCTAATATGTGTCAAAGTCCTGCATCAGATTCAGAACTGATTTGAAGGTAATTTCCTGAGTGTCCTTATAACCCTGGCCATAATAGCTACAGCAGTGGTGACTAACATGTTGTGGCTTATCCTGGGTGTGCCTAACAGATGTGGGCCAGTACTGGACAGTTCTGCTGTGAGTGCACCTGTTGTCAGCTGACTCTTGGGTCCAATTTATTAGTGCACCCTattgcaaaacgttttggaaAGGAAAATGAAAACAATGGTTTCTTagtggacaagttcaggtagtccctgtTTCATTCCATTTTACTTTCTATTTGGTGCCTGGTGAATATGACCCTTGGTTGAACCGAGAGGCTCAGAATGACACTTTAAAGGGAACTTGTAAACGGAATTATAAAACACAAATGTTATGTTCTCTTCCCCTAAGGTTACCAACGTACTTTGACCCGTCCTTAACATTGTGCCAAGGAAGATTTTATAGGATGTTTTCATATCAGGGCATCACAATGTGGAGCAATTGTTTGCTTCTGTTTACAAATATCTTGTCACCTTTAACCTACTCTCAACAATAACATCCTTTCTTCCAAAAATGGAACCTTCAGCTGTATAATGAACCAAGAGATAAATTAACCCTTAATGTTGACCTGATGCAAAGGAAATTAATTGGATATAGACCTATCAGATAGTGCACTGTGTCTAGGCCTAGTTCACAGAACCTAAAACAACTCTTACAAGCATTGATATAATACATTATTATTTTGATATTTTAGTGATTGCTAAAATGTATGCATTTTTTTCTACAGAACTGTTGTCAAATTTACTATCAATACAGATGCTTTCTGTATGCATGTATTTTATTTAATAGCATAAAGACTGTAAATGTGGCTTTTAAAGGGGGCAATATGCATTTGCAACTTCCCGTTTTGGACTTTTAAATTCATGATATTGTAGGAAACGGGCAAACGGCAGGGAAGCAAACCCGGATCACTGGTGTGAAAGGCAAAAACCCTACGCATCGCACGAATAGGGTTACCCCAGTTGTGGGAATTGTATATCGATCATCGCTACAATATAACCCATAGATTTTTTGAAGAatttaacttataaatgcctcatgaacaGTCGTACCCTGTCAGAAACCAAGATATTATcgtgttttactccaatgtttgcaaacaatgcaattgtaaacaaacactgtatagcctcataacatggtatATACTATAATTTGTATAATGTGTATGGTAAgtaagtccttgcatccatagctgtcaatgaatttgagtggttactgGTTACATTTCTCTAGAAACATCCCTCAGCTATTTACCTAAACAGCGACGCGGTGTTGCTTTGTTGTTGCTTTAAACCGCAGATTGCCGCTTTAAAATTAGGAACACAGCCTAACTGTGACCAGAAGCACAGAAAGAGAACATAATTTCCCACAATTCAATATAAAACGGTACGTCTGGGTGCAACGAACCTGAAGCAAACTCGCGCGACTGACTTCTAGATCACCGGAACAGTAGGACAGCCTTGTGGTGAAAGTACTTCATCCAGTTCATTTGGAATCAAGATCTGGTAAACCTCGAACCACTAGGGTAGACATTTTGCAGGCCTGTATCTACCGCCTTCACACACAGCATCCGCGAACACTACACTCGAGCTCATACAGTGAAACATTGCACGTAAGTACTGTAGCTAATGTTGCTATGTAGATTTCATACCTAGAGCGAACCCCTGTGCAAAGCTATCGTTATATGCAACATTGTAACGTGCTGCAAGGACGCTGCTGTTGCATGCTTGATTGATTTGATCGTGATACATTTTAGCATTTTTGGTTAATTCAGGCCTACCTATCTAGAAGATGTGTACTATAATAACTCAACGAGCTGTGCAATAATTCGAGCGAAACAGTCATATATTGCGAATGAAAATAGTGACCAGAACAATGACTCATTTGCATATTCGATGATCACGTGGACAACTTCTGGGTCCAGCGTGAGGGCAAACGGTAGCTAGGCAAAATTTTCTTCGCACCACATGACaatttgtagaattgcaagaCCTAAGCTATAAACCTGTAACATTCTCcccaccaacaagaggggtgaGAACAATTTGTCATGAACAGTACTTGTGCGTACGCGCGCTGGAAGGGTGTCCGAGTGAAAACATTTGGGAACCCctgattattatggataagagcgagaatatttttatttgtcaaatggcagtcaagcatcgatcatcatgtcaccagaataggACACTCGATATTTTTGGAAAAGTAGCGTCAAGATCACCGTGGATTTCCACCAAGTCAgctcataacttatttcatctgtagcctaataaactgcatagtTTCCCAAGTCGTAGTGGGATGAACACACCATATAAacacgtgactccaagtttactttgaaATTATGGTTGTTGtgtcaatatttgcgcataaaggcgtTTCCAGCGCCGTTTCTGGCATAATTAATTTGACCAACACCTAAAGATCCCACCATTTTGAACCAACAAATGATCCGTCGGCATTTTTAAAATAGAACCGAAACTTCCTGTTTACATGACAGCTGTCGTGATATATTTTTATACAGTTGACTTTCCTCGCATAAACTGTCTGTAAAACGTTTTATATTGTAGCTATTTTTCTAGGCAGGAAAATGTTCAGTGGAAATGTTATAGATATCTGCATATTATCAACCCAAGATGTCTACAGTATGAGGTATCCCAACTGGCCGGCAGATGGCATTATTATTCCTTATACGTCGTTTGCCATCTGCTTCCAACTGGAATGTACGCAGCCTGCTATACACTCATGACCCCCCGGCGACCGGCTCGTACATAAAACAtcctccattcaggctgcaagGGCGTCGGTTTCCGCCTTAACTAGCTTTAATGGCGAGCGACATGAAAAAAACGACAAATATGCGTACTGTCTTAATAAAACAActttccaccaccatgctagtAGAGTGGCTAATGCTACTTCCTGATGCTGCACATAAAGATTTTTTATTTAAGGTTAGACATAAGGTTAGcaatgtggttaaggttagaatcaCATTTTTAAGAAGAACAATTGTAGAAATATACCTGGTTTAGGACTTTTTGGCTgcggtaactagtgacgaccttcAACCAGACTGCTACAACCTGATTGGCTGAACATCAGGAAGTAGCATTTTTGGTGGGAAAATGTGTTTTATTAAGACAGTTGTTgcagtccaaacacttaaaagacacaccctacccactcagccctcaaattaattGGACACTTTAGTTATTACTACTTATTTCCAAGTGAAAAGGGCCTTCGGAACATGTATATGTAAAACattttgaatttaaaaaaaaatatatgatcaGTTTTCATATGCACTTAAAATAGCAGGTACCCTtttatttaaattattattttgaaTTTTATTTCTCAGAATAGTTCCTGATTACACTAAAGAGGGTTTTTAGTCTCTCTTACTACAAAGAAACCTTGGTTTGGTCTTGAACATAATATTCTGTCGAGTTGAATTTCAAAAGCCTGATAAAATCTAGCTCAGAGTTTATGGAATAAGCTGATTTCACTTTAAGATAACTTAAATGGTGCAGATCTCGGTTCCTTATCACTTACGTTCACTGCTCCTGCGTTTGACTCATCCTACTACAGTTTATACTTTTATATaatctttgttgttttgtctttgtctataGTTTCTCTTAATGTTAGGGGGTTATGAAGCAGTGTGAAGCACAAGGCCTTATTTTTATTTGCTAAACAATTTCGAACAGATTTCGGCTGATGCCAACTTCTGGAGATCACAGTGGGGCAACGATATTTGGCTTTCCCATGGATCTGAACGCTCCGCTGGTGTCACTACAATGAAAAATACCGTTGGTAATATTCTACACTCGGAATGTGACCCCTTTGGTCACTTTATTTGTCTTGTGATCAGTTACAATGACATTACGCTCATTACTGTAAACTTCTACAGGTACAACACCAAACGTTAGAATGATGAGTTGCTTGAATCTATAGAGAACCAATGAAGTATATGTTTATCTAAATTTCCGAATTCGTTATTATTGATAGGAGGGGACTTTAACATTACTATAGATAATTTAACTGATAGATGGCCCCCAGGTAGGCCAACCAATCAGAATTTGGGTTTAATactttttatggaaaagtttgaTCTTACTGATATATGGAGAGAGGTTTCCGGCCGACAGATCATTCACTTGGAGTAACAAAACAGGTTCCAGACAATCCAGAATAGATTTTTGGCTTATATCCAAATGTATTGATGGTGAGTGTGTTACTAGAAATATTTGTACTACTCCCCTCACAGACCATAGGGCCATTTTACATTGATATCAAAATATTTACCCCTCATactaaccttggtagagcatcctACTGGAAGCTAAATAGCTCGTTATTAAATAATGATATAGTTAAGTTTGAGGTTAAAGATCTGCTTTCACACTTCTGGGAAAGGGCTTGTGAAGAAAAATCTTATTGCAAGAACTGGGAGCTCTTTAAATTTGAGGTGTCCAAATACCTTAGAAAATATGGTAGTAATCTTGCTAAGACCAGAAGAGCTGAGGAGGAAAAGGTGATCAATAAGATAACTTCCCTTTCTCAGAGGTCCCCAGCCAGCCTCTCGGGGGAGGAGAAGATGGAACTGATTGAGTTACAAAAATAAACtgggtaatatatatatatagattaaaaGCAGAAGGAGCTTTTATTAGATCTAGGAAAAATGGattgaggagggagaacagaattCATCCTATTTCTTTAGACTTGAGAAATTTCACTCTACAAATAACACTATCCATAACTTAAACATTGATGGTGTTATTACAGGTGACCAAAAATTAATCGCTAAATACTGTAGCAGTTTTTACCGAAAATTGTATAGCTCTACGTACTGTCAGGAATCCACAGATATGTTTTTTGACTCACTGAATAATGTTCATTCTATCAGTGACATAGAATCTAAACAGTGTGATGAACCCATCAAAGTTGAAGAGATTATGGAATCTATCAAACATCTAAAGAACAATAAATCACCAGGTGTTGATGGAATTACATCAGCATTTTACAAATTATTTTCTGAACAAGTAGCTCCCTTCCTATTTGAAGTCTTTTTAGAGAGTATTAAaaacaatgttctccctcctacaacgAGTCAGGGGTCAATAACACTGATACCTAAGCCTAAAAAGAAGTGCTGCTCATCGATAACTGGCGTCCAATTTGTCTTCTTAATAATGACTATAAGATATTAGCCTTACTACTTGCAAAAATAATTAAAGAAGTCCTGGATGCAATCAttgatgaaacacagtctggctCCATGAGGAACAGACATTTCTAAGAATATCAGACTAGAGTTAGACATACTTGACTACTCAGACCTAATAACTGAGGATAGCTTCATattatttttaaatttttataaAGCATTTGACACAGTAGAGCATCAGTTCCTCTTCCACTCCCTTGAGAGACTTGGCTTTGGGGATTTTTTTCTGTAAGTCTATTAAGACTCTCTATACAAATGGCAACAGCTCTATCAAATTGAAATATGGCACCTAACCTAGATTTGAGTTAAAGAGAGGAATTAGGCAAAGTTGTCCTATCTCTCCGTACCGGTTTTTATTAATCACCCAACTTCTTACAAATTCTTTAAATAATAGTCCTGTACAAGGTATTTCCATAGCTGGTAAAGAAATTATTATAAGCCAGCTGGCTGATGAtactacactttttctgaaagaccCTAACCAAATTCCCATATCGATCAATGTGATACAATCCTGTTCCAAAGCGTCTGGTCTATATCTTAACATTAATAAATGTGAACTCATGGCTGTCAAAGACTGTGTGACACCTTCATATTATAGTATTCCAGTAAAATAAGAACGTACATATTTAGGCATAACCATTACAAAGGATCAGAAGTCTAGAGGCTTACTACATTTTAACCCTCTTATTAAAACATAAGAAGCTAAATCAAAGGCTACAGAGGGACTTATCTTTAAAAGGAAGAGTCCTAATAACCAAGGCTGAAGGTATCTCTAGACCAACATATGGCGCTCTATTTTATATCATGACggtaaaataagcaaggagatagaccagatgcttttcaactttctgtGGAGAACCCGTACCCATTACACCaggaaaactgttgtaatgaacacttatgagaatGGTGGGCTGAACTTTCTGGACTTTACTAtgttaaataatacttttaagatcaattggataaaacaattcctaacaagacccacttctatgtggaattttattcctcatcgtgtcttctctacttttggtggccttaacttcatgttggtttgcaataataatattgacaaagttccagtgaaactttctgctgttcatcggcaggttttcttgtcatggtccttaatttataagCATAACTTTTTTCCACACAGAtactatatatggaataatcgggatatattgtataaaaatacttctttgtttttagaataaTGGTTctgaaataatatcctattggtgagtCAACTGGTGAACACAGAGGGTCTTTTTCTCAATTATAAGGAATGcttatcactttacaaggtccctgtaacacctaaagattttgaaattgttttagatgccattccctcaggtgttggtctattattcaggaacgtgtcaagacctgaccctcagagcctaccttctattgaccctgttgactcatcagtaggaaagatttgtttctcttttggtccattcaacaacagagtgatacaacatcctgctgaaacgAGGTTTGAatctataccttatgtcatgccttattggaatggatttattgataatatctgttggaaaaaagtttggatgttgccacacacatacctacttaacaaaattaaggaagtttcctttaacattattcataaatattatcctgccaaccactatatgaagaagtttaaggaaaacataaactcaaattgctccttttgtaatgtCCACCCAGcaacagtgttgcatcttttttggcattgtattcatgtaagaaaactgtggcacGACATCAGtggatttataattgaacacatttatgaagttttacactattgtggagagatgtactgcttggattctttacatacgataaaaataagctgaaacatttttatgtaattcatttcattattcttttggccaaatgtcattcacaaatgtaaatttacaaacaaaacaccaCATTTTCTTACCGTACAAAAATAAATTGAACTGTATATTAAGACaattaaatactctactaacatAAAACCTGTCAGAATaataagtgtatgtatgtcccttaaggtccttgtgtaatgtgatattgtaccccctagcccaattgtcctttgtatattatttatatatacttgtgttcccacatgtacttcctgtattgatttgttgttaataaataaaataaaaagagaaaaaaaggaaAGAATGATTTTCAAATGGACCACCCTTGGCCGGAAATTCGTCACTCGTTTATCCCGCGATGATTGTGTTTTAAtttgtgggtgctttatatgcgctacagtcaattatgagtgAATGTCTAATTATATTAAATATATCATTATTAATATACGCCTACTATATAATAGCTCACAAACTAATTATTTACCGAACTAACGTTAGCCTacctagctggaacttctgaagaatGGAAATGTTttcgcactgagatgcagtgccttagattccTGCTCCAATTGGGAGACAAAACACTATGATTGAACAAAATCATGCAGATTGTAATGTATATTTATTTGAAAACATTGTTTGAAGTCCTATGGAAGGATAGCATTTACTCAGCTATTGCATCCCTCCTTTTCCAGGATGCCCAAATCAAAGGAAGTTCTGTCCTCAAGCTCTGGCAGTGGCAGTGGCAGTGACTCCAACAGTGAAGCTGAGACCAAGGTAAACgtgactgacccccccccccccccccccttttcacaCAGACAGACTCCTGTGTTGTATCCAAAGCCACGGAGTAAAGACAGCCACAGTACTCTTGTGACTGTTTTGTAGTTCAGTCAATAAAGTAAAAAAGGACACATATTTCAAAATGCTCAGACAGGTTCAATATGGAAGCTGTGTTTTTATATAGTATTTTTGATGCTGATGTCCATATTGTAATCAGAAAGTTAATTTTGCACTTTCAAAACAAATGTTTATACATTTTGATGGGACGTTTTGAAATGAACCCCTGTTGTAGTCCAAGAAGAGAAAGCAGGCAGCACCAGAGAAACCAGCAGCTAAGAAACCGAAAGGGGGAGAGAGTTCCAAGCCTGGTGGAACCTCCAAGGGAAGTCGCAACCAGGACAAGGATGACAACAAGTTCCAGGTAAGCATTGAAGAAGAACAGTGTTATTCCACCCCCAGTAGAAACGATGCAACATTAGCTGCATGTCCATATGGTTTTATGTCTCTGCGTTACTTTTTTATTTTAGATTGGGAAGATGCGGTATGTGAGCGTTCGTGAATTCAAAGGTAAATGTCTGATCGACATCCGTGAGTACTGGATGGATCAGGAGGGGGAGATGAAGCCTGGCAGGAAAGGTAAGAAACCTGTCATTGGGGTGTGAATCCTACAGCAGGGCCCCTGGGGCCTTATTTATAACCGTTGCGTAAATTGAACACCAAATATCTGCGCCATTTCTGAAAAGACTGCGCACGCTCTGGTTACCCAGATTTCATGTTTGACATCAAGCCCAGTGATGCTACACTCCGGATTCTATAACTGAACCTAGATCAGTGGACTTGCCTCTGTCTAACTATTCTCTGGTCTGTATTTCACTGATACTAGATCAGTTTACTAACCCATCTGTCTGACTGGTCTCTGCTCTGTCCCCAGGTATCTCACTGAACCCAGAACAGTGGAACCAGCTAAAAGATCAGATCTCTGAGATAGACGACGCTGTGAAGGCTATATAAGAGGGAGGCCTCTGGCTGCCTGGGATTTACAATCCACCACCTTACATTCTGTTTTTGTTCTTATCTTTACcacctttttttatatatataatgttAGTGAAACGTTTTTAAAGGAAGAGACCAACATTTTTAAAGtaattaccaagacaacattgtgTATATTTTAAGCTAAGTTTCTGTTGACTTGTGCTGTGTTTCGAAAAACCCAACGTATGTTATGTTTGTTGAGTGATTCTGATGTAGTGAAGGATAGGTGTGTGAGAGATTGGGTTTTCTCTAATAAGTAATTAATAAAAGCCATTTAAAGGGACAAAACATTGTACACTTATTTTTTTATTAGTAGTATCACTAACTACTAATAAACTATGAACCTGAGTTACATTACTAGCACTGAGGTGGTTTGCCCTAGTAGGAAGGCCACTGTGTGCAGTTCACCCTACACTATCAACTCAAACATAAATATCACTGTCCTATCTACCTCTAAGCCTTCCAGTAAAGCAAAAAAATAGCCAACATTAACATACGTAGCCTAAAAACAAGGTTAATGAAATCGATAATTGCTAGTAACAGAACATTTATGTCTGTAAAATGCTTAATGTATGTGACCTcaagagaggtatattttctgggtcaccTAAATATTGACTGATTTTaatcaagctgtccactcaaaAGGAAGCTTCAAGCTGCAAcatggttcaggttatcagtcaacctaccagggtgtttacaaacagcATAGGAATGATATCaacgatcacatttttactaattctGCACTAAAGCAGTATCCCAATCCATTAGATGTAGAGATCATAATATAGTAGCCatgtctaggaaaaccaaagttccaaaggctgggactAATATAGTGtatgaggtcatacaataagttttgtagtgattcctatgttgtaaagaatatttgctgttctattgtgtgtaatgaggagcaaccagacgctgcacttgacacatttatgacgttgcttattccagttactaataagcatgcacccattaagaaaataagTTGCTGAACGTCAAACGTACTGTACATTGAGAAATCATGTGTCTAAACTAAGCAAAAACAAGAAACCACACTATGAAACAAAActaaatgatataaagaatgatagtaaaaatctTTGGCTCACCTTAAATTCAATTTTGGACAAAAAGGCGAACTCAGGTCCATCCTTCATTGAAGCCGATGgattattcatcacaaaacccactgatattgccaacaaCTTTTTTAATTGGTAAGATTAGAAACTGTAAGGCATGACATGCCAACAAACCTACACATCCATTcataactgaccaaattatgaaacaCAAGCGTTGTAATTTTTAATTCTGTAATGTGAGTGTGGAAGAGATGAAACCTATTCTCTATCAACTATGACAAGCCACCTGAGTCTGACAGCTTGGATGGAACATGACTGAGAATGATAGGGTAATATATTGC
It encodes:
- the LOC129811245 gene encoding activated RNA polymerase II transcriptional coactivator p15-like: MPKSKEVLSSSSGSGSGSDSNSEAETKSKKRKQAAPEKPAAKKPKGGESSKPGGTSKGSRNQDKDDNKFQIGKMRYVSVREFKGKCLIDIREYWMDQEGEMKPGRKGISLNPEQWNQLKDQISEIDDAVKAI